A stretch of the Nicotiana tabacum cultivar K326 chromosome 6, ASM71507v2, whole genome shotgun sequence genome encodes the following:
- the LOC142182017 gene encoding uncharacterized protein LOC142182017 yields MYRVLRVMHASVTEAVDLASFRLRDVVVLWYEAWERSRGPDALPTEWEDFSEAFLAHYLPREVQEARLDQFLSLKQGDMGVRDYIHKFNSFARYAPDIVRTMRDIVHHYVDGLGDHLIRDCRVASLSDDVDISRIQAFAQTIEDLSRRIRDTHKDREQNLDSTFSYITPFIVGKLDMRSELLPQSVEVSTPVGNFIVVNHVYRGCTVLINDRPTSVDLVELVMLDYDVIMGMDWLAASYANIDCRAKLVRFHFPGEPALEWKGNAATPKGKFISYLRARKFTAKGCIYHLVHVRDIDKEPATLQSVLLVNEFPMVFPDELPGIPPKGKSISL; encoded by the exons ATGTATAGAGTATTGAGGGTGATGCATGCCTCCGTCACCGAGGCTGTGGATTTGGCTTCTTTTCGGCTACGTGATGTAGTAGTCCTATGGTATGAGGCATGGGAGAGATCTAGAGGACCTGATGCTCTGCCAACAGAGTGGGAGGACTTCTCTGAGGCTTTCTTAGCCCATTATTTACCACGGGAGGTTCAGGAGGCCCGTCTTGACCAGTTTCTTAGCCTGAAGCAGGGGGATATGGGTGTGAGGGATTATATCCATAAGTTTAATTCTTTTGCGAGGTATGCACCAGATATCGTACGTACAATGAGGGATATAGTTCATCATTATGTGGATGGTTTGGGGGATCATTTGATTAGAGACTGTAGGGTAGCATCCTTATCGGATGATGTAGATATTTCCCGCATACAGGCTTTCGCTCAGACTATAGAGGACCTTTCCCGTCGGATTCGTGATACTCACAAGGATAGGGAGCAGA ATCTCgactctacattttcatatattactccatttattgTTGGTAAGCTTGACATGAGATCTGAGTTGTTGCCACAGTCAGTTGAGGTGTCTACGCCTGTTGGCAACTTTATTGTAGTTAATCATGTCTATCGAGGTTGTACAGTGTTAATTAACGACCGTCCAACCTCTGTTGatttagttgaattggttatgcTAGACTACGATgtcattatgggtatggattggttggcagctTCTTATGCTAATATTGATTGTCGTGCAAAGTTGGTCCGATTTCATTTTCCTGGTGAGCCTGCCCTTGAATGGAAAGGTAATGCAGCCACGCCCAAGGGTaagtttatttcataccttaGGGCTCGAAAGTTTACTGCTAAAGGCTGTATATACCATCTGGTTCATGTCAGGgatatagataaggagccagcgaCTCTTCAGTCGGTTCTTCTTGTGAATGAATTCCCGATGGTATTCCCTGATGAGCTTCCAGGAATTCCCCCCAAAGGGAAATCAATTTCGCTATAG